The genomic window gggacaggaggggacattgagggacatgaggggacatgggggcatcataaggggacaggggagcacaggaggggacacggggggacccaggagcccatagggggcttggggggtgacaggaggggacattgagggacatgaggggacatgggggcatcataaggggacaggggagcacaggaggggacatggggggacactgggggacatgggggacccaggaaccCATAGGAGGcttgggggggacaggaggtgacattGAGGggcacaaggggacatggggacaccatgaagggacatggggacaccatgaggGGACACGGAAgaacacaggggacacggggaacatggggggacatggggggacacggggggggacccaggagcccacagggggcttggggggggggacaggaggtgacactgggggacacgaggggacacgggaGGGAACACAAGGacccacctggggacacggggggacccaCGAGCGGCCCCACGGacacggggagggggggggggagggggaggggtgaGCGATGACGTCAGCGCAGCcccgggggtgggggaggggcaaaaCCAGTTCTCCCAGTTCCTCGGCTCCAATCTCAGCGCCTTAATTAGCGCTAATTACCTAATTACCAGAGCCGGCCCGGACCTGCCACCCACTGCCGggccaccccctgtgtcccctcccctcccgctgTCCCCACAGCTCCGGGTGGCCCCGGGTGACACAAGAGGTGGCAGCGCCctgggtgacacgggtgacacacGGGGCAGCGGCTCCGTGGGTGGCGGAGCCCTGGGTGACACGAGGGGTGgcgcaggggacacggggggtggccCTGGGTGACACGGGGATTggatcaggggacacggggggtggccCTGGGTGACACGGGGATTggatcaggggacacggggggtggcccggggtgacacagggggtggctcaggggacacggggggtggcccggggtgacacggggattggagcaggggacacagggggtggttcaggggacacggggattggctcaggggacatgggggtggccctgggtgacacggggggtggagtaggggacacggggggtggccctgggtgacacagggggtggagtaggggacacggggggtggccctgggtgacacagggggtggcttaggggacacgggggtggctcaggggacacaggggctcaggggacatgggggctcaGGGGGCACGGGGGTggctcaggggacatggggattggATCAGGGGACACggagggtggccctggggacacgaggggtggctcaggggacacagggggtggcccagggtgacacagggattggatcaggggacacagggggtggccCTGGGTGACATGCAGGGTGGttcaggggacacaggggtggccaggggtgacacagggattggatcaggggacacagggattggctcaggggacacgggggtggccctgggtgacacggggggtggagtaggggacacggggggtggccctgggtgacacagggggtggcttaggggacacggggggtggccctgggggacacagggattggatcaggggacacaggggtggccgggggtgacacagggggtggctcgggggacacggggattgGATCAGGGGACGCagagggtggccctggggacacggggattggctcaggtgacacagggggtggttcaggggacacaggggtggccctgggtgacacaggggtggCTCAAGGGACACAGGAGGTGGATGTATTGACCGGACCTTCATGGCCACCTTGACCGAACCACCAAGAACGTGTTGATCAGACCTTCATGGTCACCTTGACCCAACCACCATGAACATGTTGACCAGATCTTCATGGTCACCTTGGCCAAACCACCATGAACATGTTGACCAGACCTTCACGGTCACCTTGACCAAACCACCATGAACACATTGACCAGACCTTCATGGTCACCTTGACCAAGCCACCATGAACATGTTGACCAGACCTTCATGGTCACCTTGACCAAGCCACCATGAACATGTTGACCAGACCTTCATGGTCACCGTGACCAAGTCACCAAGAACATGTTGACCAGACCTTCATGGTCACCTTGACCAAACCACCAAGAACATGTTGACCAGACCTCCATGAATGTGTTGACCAAAGCATCACGAACACATTGTCCACACCTTCATGGTCACCTTGACCAAACCACCATGAACACATTGACCAGACCCTCATGGTCACCTTGACCCAACCACCATGAACACATTGACCAGACCCTCATGGTCACCTTGACCAAACCACCATGAACATGTTGACCCGATCTCCCTGAATGTGTTGACCAGAGCAGACCTTGGGGCCAACAGGTCTGTCTCATCATGGTCTACCCAATGGTGGGGTCATTGGCCCAAGGTGGGGCCAACAAGTCGAACTCATGGTGGTCCAACCCATGGTGGGATCAACAGATCTACCTGCAGTAGGGTTGGGTCTACTGCAATGGGGCCAAGAGGTCTACGTCATGGTGGGGCCAACAGATCTCTCTCATCGTGGTCCACCCAATGGTGGGGTCATTGGCTCAAGTTGGAGCCAACAGGTCTCTCTCATCATGATCTACCCAATGGTGGGGCCATTGACCCAAGGTAAGGCCAACAGGTCTGTCTCACCATGGTCTACCATAGAGTGGGGTCATTGGCCCAAGGTGGGATCAACAAGTCTGTCTCATCATGGTCTACCCTATGGTGGGGCCATTGACCCAACATGGGGCCAACAGGTCTGTCTCATCATGGTCTACCATAGGGTGGGGTTATTGGCCCAAGGTGGGATCAACAAGTCTGTCTCATCATGGTCTACCCAATGGCGGGACCATTGGCCCAAGGTGGGGCCAACAGGTCTAACTCATGGTGGTCCAACCCATGGTGGGATCACCAGATCTACCTGCAGTAGGGTTGGGTCTACTGCAATGGGGCCAAGAGGTCTACGTCATGGTGGGGCCAACAGATCTCTCTCATCGTGGTCCACCCAATGACGGGGCCATTGGCCCAAGATGGGGTCAACAGGTCTCTCTCATCATGATCTACCCAATGGTGGGGCCATTGGCCCAAGGTGGGGCCAACAGGTCTCTCTCATCGTGGTCTACCCTATGGTGGGGTCATTGGCCCAAGGTGGGGCCAACAGGTCTCTCTCATCGTGGTCTACCCTATGGTGGGGTCACCGGCCCAAGATGGGGCCAACAGGTCTAACTCATGGTGGTCCAACCCATGGTGGGATCAACAGATCTACCTGCAGTAGGGTCAACTGGTTCACCCCATGACCAATGGGTCTCCCCATGGTGGAGTCCACAGGTCAGTACCCTGATGAGGCCCAATTAGTGGGGTCAAGAGGTCCACCCCAAAGACTGAGCTGGGTCCTCTCCTGCCCCTCCGAGACCTGGGGCGCCCCCGACCCACTGAAGCCACGGTGAAAAGCCACCTTTTATTCACCAACATCTCAACGGGGCCCCATGGCCAAGTCCCATCCCCGCCCCAGCGCTCGGACCGGCCGGCTCTGGGGACCTTCATGGGGGACGAGGAGGAGCTGGGGGTCCCGTCCCACGGCCgtaggggtggggacaggggggtcactTCCGTCTCATGGTGTCCTGGATCCACTGGGTGTACTTGCAGAGGTTGACGTAGACGCCGGGTTTCTTGGGGTCCCCGCAAACACCCGGACCCCAGGACACGATGCCCTGGAGCCGCCCGTCGCACATGAGGGGTCCCCCGGAGTCCCCCTGATGAGGCAAGAGGGGCGACGTCTTGGGGGGGTCACCCCGAAGAGTCGCCCCAAATTTGGGGCCGTTCCAGGGCTTTGGTGGCATCTCCACCCGCAAAATTCCCCTCCACGAGTGACACCCGCCCCACGCACCCGAAATTTGTGGGTGCTGAATTGTCCCCGTTGTCAACCCAAAACCGCGAGGTGACCAAGGACCCACCTGGCAGGAGTCGGCGCGGTTGCTGGACTCCCCGGCGCACACCATGTTGGGCGTGATGGAGCCGGGGTAGATGCGCCGGCACTGCTCCTCGGGGACCACGGTGACCTTGGCGCAGTGGAGGTCCTCGGGGAAGTTGACTGGGGGACAAGAGAATAGGAGGGTCACCCAGAGCAGGGACAGACCCACCCTGGACCCACCTTGGAGCTCTGGACCCACCATGGACACAAGGACCCATCTTGGACCCGCCATGGACACATGGACCCACCTTGAAGCCCTGAACCCACCACGGACACAAGGACCCATCTTGGACCCACCTTGAAGCCCTGAACCCACCACGGACACAAGGACCCATCTTGGACCcaccatggacacatggaccCACCATGGACCCACGGACCCACCTTGGACCcaccatggacacatggaccCACCATGGACCCACGGACCCATCTTGGACCcaccatggacacatggaccCACCTTGAAGCCCTGAACCCACCACGGACACAAGGACCCATCTTGGACCcaccatggacacatggaccCACCTTGGACACATGGACCCACCTTGAAGCCACCATGGACACATGGAACCCACCTCGGAGCCCTAGACCCACCTTGGAGCCCTGGACCcaccatggacacatggaccCACATTGAAGCCACCATGGACACATGGAACCCACCTTGGAGCCCTGGACCCACCATGGACCCACGGACCCACCTTGGACCcaccatggacacatggaccCACCTTGAAGCCACCATGGACACATGGAACCCACCTTGGAGCCCTGGACCCACCTTGGAACCCTGGACCCACCAAGAACACACGGACCCACCTTGGACCCACCATGAACACATGGACCCACCTTGAAGCCCTGAACCCACCACGGACACAAGGACCCATTTTGGACCcaccatggacacatggaccCACCTTGAAGCCACCATGGACACATGAACCCACCTTGGACCCACCATGGGCACATGGACCCACCTTGGACCCACCATGGACACATGGAACCCACCTTGGAGCCCTGGACCCACCTTGGAACCCTGGACCCACCTTGGAACCCTGGACCCACCTTGGACCCACCTTGGACCCACCTTGAAGCCACCATGGACACATGAAACCCACCTTGGAGCCCTGGACCCACCTTGGAGCCACCATGGACACATGGAACCCACCTTGGAGCCCTGGACCCACCATGGACCcaccatggacacatggacctacCTTGGAACCCTGGACCCACCTTGGACTCACCATGGACACACGGACCCACCATGGACACACGGACCCACCTCGGACACATGGACCCATCTCGGAATCCTGGACCCGCCATGGACACAGGGACCCACCTTGGACACAGGGACCCACCTTGGACCCACCTTGGAGCCCTGGACCCATCTTGGAGTCCTGGACCTACCTTGGAGTCCTGGACCCACCTTGGTGCCCTGCACCCACCTTGGACCCATGATGGAGCTCTGCACCCACCTTGGAACCCAGGATCCACCTTGGATACATGGACCCACCTCCAACCCCCGGACCCACCAGGGACACATGGACCCACTTTGGACACATGGATCCATCTTGGAGCCCTGGACCCACCTTGGAACCTGGGACCCACCTTGGACACACGGACCCATCTTCAAGCCCTGGAGCCATCACGGACATATGGACCcaccatggacacatggaccCACTTTGGAGCCTTGGACATACCTTGGACACATGGAACCCACCACAGACATATGGGACCCACCTTGGACCCACCATGGACACATGGAACCCACCTTGGAAGCTGAGACCCACCTTGGACACATGGACCCACCTTGGACCCCTGGACCCTCTTTGGAGCCCAGGACCCACCTGAGAGCCCTGGACTCTCCAGGGACACATGGACCCACCTCAGACCCATGGAACCCACCATGGAGACCTGGACCCATCTTTGAGTATTGGACCCCCCTTGGACACATGGACCCACCCTGGACCCACCTTGCAACCTGGGACCCACCTTGGACACATGGAACCCACCATAGATACATGGACCCATCTTTGAGTACTGGACCTACCTTGGACACATGGACCCACCCTGGACCCATCTTGCAACCTGGGACCCACCTTGGACACATGGAACCCACCATAGATACATGGACCCATCTTTGAATATTGGACCCACCTTGGACACATGGACCCACCTTGGAGACATGGAACCCAACATAGATACATGAACCCATCTTTGAGTATTGGACCCACCTTGGACACATGGACCCAACATAGAGCCCTGGACCCACCATGGACACATGGAACCCACCCTGGAGCCCTGGACCCATCATGGAGCCCTGGACCCACCATGGACACATGGAACCCACCCTGGAGCCCTGGACCCATCATGGACACATGGAACCCACCCTGGAGCCATGGACCCACCCTGGAGCCCTGGACCCACCATGGACACATGGAACCCACCCTGGAGCCCTGGACCCACCTTGGAACCCAGGACCCACCTTGGAAcccgggacccaccctggagccCTGGACCCATCTTGAAGCCCTGGACCTATCATGGAGCCCTGGACCCACCATGGACACATGGAACCCACCCTGGAACTCAGGACCCACCTTGGAACCCAGGACCCACCTTGGAACCCGGGACCCACCTTGGAACCTGGGACCCACCCTGGAGCCCTGGACCCACCTTGGAACCCAGGACCCACCTTGGAACCCGGGACCCACCTTGGAACCCGGGACCCACCTTGGAACCTGGGACCCACCTTGGACCCCTGGAGCTCATCCCTACTCTTGGTGGCCCCAAGGAGGAGCAACCAAGGAGGAGCAACCAAGGAGGAGCAACCAAGAGTCCCCGGCGCCATCACCGGCGGAGGGGACCCAACCATAGGGGTGACCAGATCCGGTACCTTCGGGGCTGGTGGTGGATCCCCATCCCGAGATCTGGCAGACgctgcctggcgctgggcactcGGTGGCCAACGGCAACGGCTCCACGCGCTTGGTGACACGGATGGGCAGGAGGAGCTTGACCAGCATGAGGTCGCCGTCCTTGGTGGCCGCGTCGTAGCGCGGGTAGGTGACCACCTTGGCCGAGCGCCGCCACTGCTCCGTGGTCCCCCCGTCCGCCCGGCGCTGCCCGCCCAACCGCACGCTCAGGACGCTGTGGGTGACAACAGAAGGTCCGTGATGGCCATGGGGACCACGAGAAGAAGCCACACCCAAAGCCACCAGCACCAAAAGTGGAGACTAGCGCAGGAGAAGACCCAACAATGAGTAGAATTGGGGTTACACGGAGGAAAGCTGAAGCCCCCCGAGATGCCACCAAGCCGCCCCATCTCCTCCAGGTGCCACCGGGTGACAGGTGGGTGGTTGAGCCCAGCGAAGCCACCGCGGTCCCCGCGTACCCCGGGATGTGGCAATGGGCGGCCGTCAGGACCCAGTTGCGGGCCACCAGGGTCCCACCGCAGATGAACTTGTCCCCTTGGAAGAGGGCGGCCTGCCAGGGCAGCTCG from Patagioenas fasciata isolate bPatFas1 chromosome 31, bPatFas1.hap1, whole genome shotgun sequence includes these protein-coding regions:
- the LOC136114371 gene encoding kallikrein-8-like, translated to MKVLGLMLLALVPAASRSVLWVIEGTSCELPWQAALFQGDKFICGGTLVARNWVLTAAHCHIPGVLSVRLGGQRRADGGTTEQWRRSAKVVTYPRYDAATKDGDLMLVKLLLPIRVTKRVEPLPLATECPAPGSVCQISGWGSTTSPEVNFPEDLHCAKVTVVPEEQCRRIYPGSITPNMVCAGESSNRADSCQGDSGGPLMCDGRLQGIVSWGPGVCGDPKKPGVYVNLCKYTQWIQDTMRRK